From the Cloeon dipterum chromosome 4, ieCloDipt1.1, whole genome shotgun sequence genome, the window cccCTGCTGGTCCAGAATTAACAACTCCTCTATTTTCCGCCCCAACACTTGGTAAAAAATAAcccatatttttgcaatttgcgaTTTCTAAtcgttttttaacttttaaaaggCGCATCTGCTAACTCACCTGGAATTTCAAACGCCATTACTACAGCACCATTAATAGTTGGGTCAACAATTAAAGCATTGGGAACAACGGCAACAACTATTGCACCACCAAAAGCATCATCTGTTACAACAGTTAATCTAGgaacaacaaaaattagcGCGGCATCAGCGACATCAagtaaagcagcagcagcaacaacaacaatggcagcagcagcagcaacaacaaaaaataatgcagcagCAGTGACAACTggagctgcagcagcaacaactgcagcagcagcagcagcagcgacaacaaataatgcaccagcagcagcaacaacaactgtagcagcagcaacaacaactacAGCTGCAACAACCACGACAACTCAGGTTCTACGATTGCATTATCAGATTTTAACTCaactaaagaaaaatataattagttTTCCCTTTGTCCAAAGTCGTCATGTGCAACTTATGCGATGGTAACATATTATCTgatttaaccaaattaaattattttatttaaaatttttaacttcaaagGCTCTAGATAGCGCGCAGCAGAGTGGTATGACCAAAAGTCTGAATCAGCAAATTTCCGGTCGTGCTCATATTTCCAACTAATTAGCTGCACCGACGGCAGGAAAATTCACATCGGCCTGTGGCAGAACCTTTTTCATTGGAAGCACTACAGTAATTAATTCTTAGTAATGGTTgccattttgattttcaatttgcatatGACTTCAGTCTGACTACAAAACGGCTGCAGCCAGTtgcttgaaattgaatttaactttGGTTTCTCTCAACACAATTGCAAAGTTTCCTTGTATTTCCCAGCTGGTGCTTGGTAAAATTCTACTTTATCgtgctttaattttgattcacaTTTAAagaatcgttaaaaaaatattggaccTCTGGTTCCAACGAGGGTGAAATGTGTGACGTGTTGAAAACGTACAGCTGGTGTTCAATGAACGGAATCAATTTTGGAACACAAATCATGAATACATCTCTGTGGAGCAATCCTGTTGCCAAAGACCCAACTCTCGAACGCTGCATTTCTTATATTGTCGACGGACTTAAG encodes:
- the LOC135944096 gene encoding uncharacterized protein LOC135944096 isoform X1, whose product is MTQTDAAQNDLPTDAQPIAATELSTSPPSNNQPTVDPILTNNENSPAGPELTTPLFSAPTLGASANSPGISNAITTAPLIVGSTIKALGTTATTIAPPKASSVTTVNLGTTKISAASATSSKAAAATTTMAAAAATTKNNAAAVTTGAAAATTAAAAAAATTNNAPAAATTTVAAATTTTAATTTTTQFSLCPKSSCATYAMALDSAQQSAAPTAGKFTSACGRTFFIGSTTSDYKTAAASCLKLNLTLVSLNTIAKFPCISQLVLESLKKYWTSGSNEGEMCDVLKTYSWCSMNGINFGTQIMNTSLWSNPVAKDPTLERCISYIVDGLKSGLLHSACTEKLLYICEPSCAMPASPECKANASLFDGAGNLIDPGSYGYWPNACGDTFLFGNRPLTWEANVKMCCSLGMQPFYINSKSDQSCISSLTLFKNWKYNLNYWTGATRQGCPQQWAWGGNEMTGIPTDIVWEVGQPDNKGGREDCIHLKVKNSTEGTVITDRNCTDKYILACRGKPALSSYCSKPSCPNQDCTLNVNIGGLS